The Thomasclavelia ramosa DSM 1402 genome includes a region encoding these proteins:
- a CDS encoding Gfo/Idh/MocA family protein — translation MFRYGILSTASIIDRFIAGIRESQDSYVQAIASRNLETAKKAAKRLNIENYYGSYGELLCANNIDIVYIPTVNSQHYENCKKALKHHKHVIVEKPFALTVLEAKELFTLAKKIIVF, via the coding sequence ATGTTCAGATACGGTATATTAAGCACTGCTTCAATCATTGATCGTTTTATTGCAGGGATTAGAGAAAGCCAAGATAGCTATGTTCAAGCAATTGCATCAAGAAATTTAGAAACTGCCAAAAAAGCAGCAAAACGATTAAACATTGAAAATTATTATGGCAGTTATGGTGAATTGCTTTGTGCAAATAATATTGATATTGTTTATATTCCTACAGTTAACAGTCAACACTATGAAAACTGCAAAAAAGCTCTAAAACACCATAAACATGTTATTGTAGAAAAACCTTTTGCTTTAACTGTCTTAGAAGCTAAAGAATTATTCACATTAGCTAAAAAAATAATTGTTTTTTAA
- a CDS encoding cupin domain-containing protein, producing MSDIFIKNIPHEQITTLASQVEVQAGQVVSKTLAQNDALSITIFSFDKGEEIGTHGSSGDAMVTVLEGVGKFTVDGQEYVLKRGETLVMPANKPHSVYGQEAFKMLLVVVFPQIK from the coding sequence ATGAGCGATATATTTATTAAAAATATTCCCCATGAACAAATAACTACATTAGCATCGCAAGTGGAAGTTCAAGCGGGACAAGTAGTTAGTAAGACACTAGCACAAAATGATGCTTTAAGTATTACTATTTTTTCTTTTGATAAAGGTGAAGAAATTGGAACGCATGGCTCTAGCGGAGATGCGATGGTAACCGTGCTAGAGGGTGTTGGAAAGTTTACAGTTGATGGTCAAGAATATGTCTTAAAGCGTGGTGAAACATTAGTTATGCCGGCTAATAAACCGCATTCTGTATATGGTCAAGAAGCATTTAAAATGTTATTGGTTGTGGTTTTTCCACAAATAAAATAG
- a CDS encoding glycosyltransferase, giving the protein MITISVCMIVKDEEMVLERALKSVERIADEIIIVDTGSTDRTKKIALKYTDKVYDFVWCDDFAKARNYSFSKATMDYCMWLDADDIISDSDQEGLINLKKTLSKDTSVVMMKYNAEFDQNNKPTFTYYRERLLRRKDNFYWEGFIHEVISPRGKVLYSDLAITHSKVKNSDVNRNLRIFREKLNEGVMFSPREIFYYARELFYHQLYQEAVAEFKRFLNTKKGWKENNISACQFLGYCFYNLGDMQEAITWLLNSLCYDLPRAEICCDLGKYFFELKQYEQSIYWSAVALSCERDDTSGAFISPDCYDYIPYMQLCLCYDKLSNYKTAKYYNELAGKCKPNDPSYLHNKLYFNRIENDE; this is encoded by the coding sequence ATGATAACTATTAGTGTGTGTATGATCGTAAAAGATGAGGAAATGGTATTAGAGAGAGCTTTAAAATCGGTTGAAAGGATTGCAGATGAAATAATCATTGTGGATACCGGATCGACTGATCGAACTAAAAAGATAGCATTGAAATATACTGATAAAGTATATGATTTTGTATGGTGTGATGATTTTGCTAAAGCAAGGAATTATTCATTTTCAAAGGCAACTATGGATTACTGCATGTGGTTAGACGCGGATGATATTATTTCAGATAGCGATCAAGAAGGTTTGATTAATCTTAAAAAAACTTTATCAAAAGATACTTCTGTAGTTATGATGAAATATAATGCAGAATTTGATCAGAATAATAAGCCGACATTTACGTATTATCGTGAAAGATTATTAAGAAGAAAGGATAATTTTTATTGGGAAGGATTTATACATGAAGTAATAAGTCCTAGAGGTAAGGTGCTTTATAGTGATCTTGCAATTACACATAGTAAGGTGAAAAATAGTGATGTTAATCGTAATTTAAGAATATTTAGAGAAAAATTGAATGAAGGGGTAATGTTTAGTCCACGAGAAATTTTCTATTATGCTCGGGAGCTGTTTTATCATCAATTGTATCAAGAAGCAGTAGCTGAATTTAAAAGATTTTTAAATACCAAGAAGGGATGGAAAGAAAATAACATTTCTGCCTGTCAATTTTTAGGCTATTGTTTTTACAATCTTGGTGATATGCAAGAAGCAATAACCTGGCTTTTAAATAGTCTTTGCTATGATTTGCCAAGAGCAGAGATATGCTGTGATTTAGGTAAGTATTTCTTTGAATTGAAGCAGTATGAGCAATCTATCTATTGGAGTGCAGTAGCATTATCGTGTGAGCGTGATGATACATCTGGAGCATTTATATCTCCAGATTGTTATGATTATATTCCCTATATGCAATTATGTTTATGTTATGATAAGCTAAGTAATTATAAAACAGCAAAATATTACAATGAATTGGCAGGAAAATGTAAACCAAATGATCCATCATATTTGCATAATAAATTGTATTTTAATCGTATTGAAAATGATGAATAG
- a CDS encoding HdeD family acid-resistance protein, producing MLRFNDDFDFRSEFVGKWNKKIHSLRVAGIIVAILMIICAILCMIYPVKSVTIIGTIATGLILILGIYQIIDYIAAPPLFRGPGGLVSAICNLLIGLLLICSPIEMTINTFAFIFGFILMVYGLNKLSFAHQLSFFGIESYGWVIFTGIINVLAALAFIIAPLMSTVVLNYIVAAYLLVGGIALLVEVIAMHDLKL from the coding sequence ATGTTAAGATTTAATGATGATTTTGATTTTCGAAGTGAATTTGTTGGAAAGTGGAATAAAAAGATTCACTCATTAAGAGTAGCAGGAATTATTGTTGCTATTTTAATGATTATTTGTGCTATTCTATGCATGATTTATCCAGTAAAATCAGTTACTATAATTGGTACGATTGCAACCGGGTTAATTCTTATTTTAGGAATTTATCAGATCATTGATTATATAGCGGCACCACCATTATTTCGTGGTCCAGGTGGCCTTGTAAGCGCTATTTGTAATTTATTAATTGGTCTTTTGTTGATATGTTCACCAATTGAAATGACAATTAATACATTTGCTTTTATTTTTGGATTTATTTTAATGGTTTATGGGCTTAATAAGTTGAGTTTTGCTCATCAATTAAGCTTTTTTGGAATTGAAAGTTATGGTTGGGTTATATTTACGGGTATAATCAATGTTTTAGCAGCTTTAGCATTTATTATTGCGCCATTGATGTCAACCGTCGTATTAAATTATATTGTAGCTGCTTATTTACTTGTTGGTGGTATTGCTTTATTGGTCGAAGTAATTGCCATGCATGATTTAAAATTATAA
- a CDS encoding YwqG family protein, producing MFDFFKKKKDSVEESGKLEMNKEMFLSTMKVITDYTQRDVIKIELSNDECSIFDSKFGGLPYLGVDDEVPLSTDNKQLRLLGQINFADLPMNSYQLEAGLLQFWAMDNDLYGLDFENMISQAESRVIYYSSIDKTVSESQILNKYHPEGEGYFPIVDNFKLHFIGGEEGISIGDYHFDGLFTQEWNNLYPNNLISSYYDLPDEILYEDEFNEFSGFGHKMFGYPAFTQEDPRSSEKYDDYILLLQIDSVGIGDKEIMWGDSGICNFFITKKDLENKNFSKVLYNWDCY from the coding sequence GTGTTTGATTTTTTTAAAAAGAAAAAAGATTCAGTCGAAGAGTCAGGAAAACTAGAAATGAATAAAGAAATGTTTTTAAGTACGATGAAGGTGATTACAGACTATACTCAAAGAGATGTTATTAAAATTGAATTAAGTAATGATGAGTGTAGTATTTTTGATAGTAAATTTGGGGGATTACCATACTTAGGAGTAGATGACGAAGTACCATTAAGTACAGATAATAAACAATTACGATTGCTGGGGCAAATTAATTTTGCTGATTTACCGATGAATAGTTATCAATTAGAAGCAGGGTTATTGCAATTTTGGGCTATGGATAATGATCTTTATGGTTTAGATTTTGAGAATATGATATCGCAAGCAGAAAGTCGGGTTATTTATTATTCAAGTATTGATAAAACTGTATCTGAAAGTCAGATACTTAATAAATATCATCCTGAAGGTGAGGGTTATTTTCCAATAGTTGATAACTTTAAGCTGCATTTTATTGGTGGCGAAGAAGGAATAAGTATTGGTGATTATCATTTTGATGGTTTATTTACACAAGAATGGAATAACTTATACCCAAATAATTTAATTTCATCATATTATGATTTACCGGATGAAATTTTGTATGAGGATGAATTTAATGAATTTAGCGGTTTTGGGCATAAAATGTTTGGATATCCTGCATTTACTCAAGAAGACCCCCGCAGTAGTGAAAAGTACGATGATTATATTTTATTACTACAAATTGATAGTGTAGGTATTGGTGATAAAGAGATTATGTGGGGGGATAGTGGTATTTGTAATTTCTTTATAACAAAAAAAGACTTAGAGAATAAGAATTTCTCAAAAGTCTTGTATAATTGGGATTGTTATTAA
- a CDS encoding aldo/keto reductase: protein METVRLGRTNIVVNRNGFGALPVQRVNMEEAKVILKKAYDNGITFFDSARAYSDSEEKIGEALSEVRQKIYISTKTMATTVTDFWKDLETSLSLLKTDYIDIYQFHNPSFCPKPGDGSGLYEAMLEAKKQGKIRYIGLTNHRLHVAREAVECGLYDTLQFPFSYLASKKEEELVDLCKEKDVGFICMKALSGGLIDRSDAAYAYLAQFDNTLPIWGIQKESELDEFIEYNDNPPIMSEEIKAIIAHDQKELSGEFCRGCGYCMPCPMGIEINQCARMSLMLRRAPSAGWLSEHWQEEMKKIENCINCGKCMSHCPYGLNTPELLKKNYEDYKTFFK, encoded by the coding sequence ATGGAAACAGTAAGATTGGGGAGAACAAATATTGTTGTTAATCGAAATGGTTTTGGGGCTTTACCTGTTCAACGAGTAAATATGGAAGAAGCAAAAGTTATTTTAAAGAAAGCATATGATAATGGAATTACTTTTTTTGATTCTGCTCGGGCTTATAGTGATAGTGAAGAAAAGATTGGTGAGGCTCTTAGTGAGGTACGCCAAAAAATTTATATTTCAACAAAAACGATGGCAACGACAGTAACGGATTTTTGGAAGGATTTAGAAACAAGTTTATCGTTATTAAAGACAGATTACATTGATATTTATCAATTTCATAATCCGTCGTTTTGTCCTAAGCCAGGGGATGGATCAGGTTTATATGAAGCTATGCTAGAGGCTAAGAAACAAGGAAAAATTAGATATATTGGTTTAACCAATCATCGTTTACATGTAGCAAGAGAAGCTGTTGAGTGTGGTTTATATGATACTTTACAATTTCCTTTTAGTTATTTGGCTTCAAAAAAGGAAGAGGAACTAGTTGATTTATGTAAAGAAAAAGATGTTGGTTTTATTTGTATGAAGGCTTTGTCAGGTGGTTTAATAGACCGTTCTGATGCGGCATATGCGTATTTAGCGCAGTTTGATAATACATTGCCGATTTGGGGAATTCAAAAAGAATCAGAGTTAGATGAATTTATTGAGTATAATGATAATCCACCAATTATGAGTGAAGAAATCAAAGCGATAATTGCTCATGATCAAAAAGAGTTATCTGGTGAATTTTGTCGGGGTTGCGGATATTGTATGCCATGTCCAATGGGAATAGAAATTAATCAGTGTGCTCGAATGTCTTTGATGTTACGACGAGCTCCTAGTGCAGGCTGGTTGTCAGAACATTGGCAAGAAGAAATGAAAAAAATAGAAAATTGTATTAATTGTGGCAAATGTATGTCGCATTGTCCGTATGGATTAAATACACCTGAATTGTTGAAAAAAAATTATGAAGATTATAAAACATTTTTTAAATAA
- a CDS encoding GGDEF domain-containing protein, with protein sequence MREIDRLVEEIRHLQFDDIEKMYQKCLQLKEIALEQKDDYILCLASNYIIDYYYSCKSQQETVKLANEMLALNEEKGYPDLLMQAYNLYAIAVCNNDYSLATGFYLKGLKLAEQLNDYIMKAKFNCNLGDVFVNLGQFDLALPYFLESLEQIKKISPKLPEYKIKRFVLCYLIIIYCEKRRLDQAIALMEENKDLFNDTSFDPIDRLWQALKALICYGHGDVAKALEFIDNILGNEIHGFRANEAIYFIHHILLYITFAIKDKERTKCLYLLLKENDFGKTGMRYQIEMLEMKIKYCIVFEEKEQLPKLYEQYYYLMHENQKESIDFCLNSVLYKIELFKAMEEKKDIVKESRLDDLTKIYNRRYFHYKYSEFKNKSRLLGIIIFDLDHFKEYNDSLGHLTGDQILKDFADSLQQDDDRIISCRFGGDEFICICVDCNEQMIISFIEQVYSKFELYGYDKITISSGYYNSFSNCLSKEELINNADYYLYYVKENGKNGYYGFSIE encoded by the coding sequence ATGCGTGAGATAGATCGTTTAGTCGAAGAAATCCGTCATTTACAGTTTGATGATATCGAGAAAATGTATCAAAAATGTTTGCAGTTAAAAGAAATAGCACTAGAACAAAAAGATGATTACATATTATGTTTAGCTAGTAATTACATAATCGATTACTATTATTCTTGTAAATCGCAACAAGAAACAGTTAAATTAGCGAATGAGATGTTGGCTCTAAATGAAGAAAAAGGGTATCCAGATTTATTGATGCAGGCTTACAACCTATATGCTATTGCAGTATGTAATAATGATTATTCTCTTGCTACTGGTTTTTATCTCAAAGGATTGAAGTTAGCTGAGCAGTTAAATGACTATATAATGAAAGCAAAATTTAACTGTAATTTAGGAGATGTTTTTGTTAATTTAGGTCAATTTGATTTAGCGTTACCTTATTTTTTAGAATCGCTTGAACAGATCAAAAAGATTTCTCCTAAACTGCCGGAATATAAAATAAAACGTTTTGTGTTATGTTATCTTATTATAATTTATTGTGAAAAAAGAAGATTGGATCAAGCAATTGCTCTAATGGAAGAAAATAAGGATTTATTTAATGATACTTCATTTGATCCGATTGATCGGTTATGGCAAGCATTAAAAGCATTAATTTGCTATGGGCATGGTGATGTAGCAAAAGCTTTAGAGTTTATTGATAATATATTAGGGAATGAGATTCATGGTTTTCGTGCAAATGAAGCAATTTATTTTATTCATCATATTTTATTGTATATTACTTTTGCAATCAAGGATAAGGAGCGGACAAAATGTCTTTATCTTTTATTAAAGGAGAATGATTTTGGTAAAACTGGAATGCGTTATCAAATTGAAATGTTAGAAATGAAGATAAAGTATTGTATTGTTTTTGAAGAAAAAGAACAGTTGCCTAAATTATATGAACAATATTATTATTTGATGCATGAAAATCAAAAAGAAAGTATTGATTTTTGTTTAAATAGTGTTTTATATAAAATTGAACTATTTAAAGCAATGGAAGAAAAAAAAGATATCGTTAAGGAGTCTAGACTAGATGATTTAACTAAGATTTATAACCGACGATATTTTCATTATAAATATAGTGAGTTTAAAAATAAAAGTCGACTATTAGGAATTATTATTTTTGATTTGGATCATTTTAAAGAATACAATGATAGTTTAGGTCATTTAACTGGTGATCAAATATTAAAGGATTTTGCTGATAGTTTACAACAAGATGATGATAGAATAATTTCTTGTCGTTTTGGCGGTGATGAATTTATTTGTATTTGTGTAGATTGTAATGAGCAAATGATAATTAGTTTTATTGAACAAGTTTATAGTAAATTTGAGTTATATGGGTATGATAAAATCACTATTTCATCTGGATATTATAATTCTTTTAGTAATTGTTTATCTAAAGAGGAATTAATTAATAATGCAGATTATTATTTATATTATGTTAAAGAGAATGGAAAGAATGGATACTATGGCTTTTCAATTGAGTGA
- a CDS encoding Gfo/Idh/MocA family oxidoreductase: MEAQKALYLPTTSKVKELINSEIIGKIKYLEFKAGFPGRFTYDHWMYDLSLGGGALYGSATYTIEYLQYLFDHPNLTIDGTCIKCSTGADEICNFQLKINNSILASSTIAMNVALKNEAVFYGELGYIVVPNYWKSNQLDLYLDDGSHSHYDFPYQSEFVYEIEHIHQCINNGRLESPIMNKEKTIETIKLVEQLYQKWK, from the coding sequence ATGGAAGCACAAAAGGCTCTCTATCTTCCCACAACAAGTAAAGTTAAAGAATTAATCAATAGTGAGATAATCGGAAAAATTAAATACTTAGAATTTAAGGCTGGGTTTCCAGGTCGCTTTACTTACGATCACTGGATGTATGATCTATCATTAGGTGGTGGTGCTCTTTATGGAAGTGCTACTTATACAATTGAATATCTCCAATATCTTTTTGATCATCCAAATTTAACAATTGATGGTACATGTATCAAGTGCTCTACTGGAGCAGATGAAATATGTAATTTCCAATTGAAGATAAATAATAGTATTCTTGCTTCTTCAACAATCGCTATGAATGTGGCATTAAAAAATGAAGCTGTTTTTTATGGAGAACTAGGTTATATCGTTGTTCCTAATTATTGGAAATCTAATCAGTTAGATCTTTATCTCGATGATGGCAGTCATAGTCATTATGATTTTCCTTATCAAAGTGAATTTGTTTATGAAATTGAACATATTCATCAATGTATTAATAATGGTCGATTAGAAAGTCCTATCATGAATAAAGAAAAAACTATTGAAACAATTAAACTTGTTGAACAGTTATATCAAAAATGGAAATAA
- a CDS encoding histidine phosphatase family protein: MKKTLYLMRHGQTLFNARKKIQGWCDAPLTELGIKQAKIAGKYFKDNNIVFDHAYSSTSERACDTLELVCDLPYHRVKGLKEWNFGIYEGESEDLNPPLPYGDFFVNYGGEGELQMRQRIADTLLEIMQKEDHKVVLAVSHGGACRGFMRYWQETSQVDQKGGLKNCCILKFEFEDNEFRLLEIINHNFDETKG; encoded by the coding sequence GTGAAGAAGACTCTATATTTAATGCGTCACGGGCAAACGCTATTTAATGCTCGTAAAAAAATTCAAGGGTGGTGTGATGCCCCTTTGACAGAGTTAGGAATTAAACAAGCTAAGATAGCAGGAAAATATTTTAAAGACAATAACATCGTTTTTGATCATGCTTATAGTTCAACTTCTGAGCGGGCGTGTGATACTTTAGAGTTAGTCTGTGATTTACCTTATCACCGAGTCAAAGGACTAAAGGAATGGAATTTTGGAATATATGAAGGTGAAAGTGAAGATTTAAATCCGCCGCTGCCATATGGTGATTTTTTTGTCAATTATGGCGGTGAAGGAGAATTACAGATGCGCCAAAGAATTGCTGATACATTATTAGAAATTATGCAGAAGGAAGATCATAAAGTTGTGCTTGCAGTTTCTCATGGTGGGGCATGTCGTGGTTTTATGAGATATTGGCAGGAAACTAGTCAAGTTGACCAAAAAGGCGGCTTGAAGAATTGTTGTATTTTAAAATTTGAATTTGAAGATAATGAGTTCAGATTATTAGAAATTATTAATCATAATTTTGATGAAACGAAAGGTTAA
- a CDS encoding ABC-F family ATP-binding cassette domain-containing protein, which produces MSILSVENVSHDFGGRTILENASFRLLNGEHIGLVGANGEGKSTFLNIITGKIAPDSGKIEWCKRISTGYLDQHTALHPGKTIYETLQDAFKYYYDLEAEMLSMYEQMADCDDETMNQLMEEVGEIQEILDHGGFYTIDVKIKEVAGGLGLNDIGLDKPVDALSGGQRSKVLLTKLLLENPMILILDEPTNYLDEQHINWLINFLKNYDNAFILVSHDVSFLNQVINIIYHLEDGVLTRYKGDYDYYLQQVELKKRQLAADYQKQQKEIADLEDFIARNKARVATRNMASSRQKKLDKMNLISKPKEKIKPTFSFIEARTPGKVLFDCKDLVIGYDSPLTKEMNLVFERNKKVAIKGVNGLGKTTLLKTLIGMQKPYSGTVEKDPFVEIGFFKQEESAVSQTALDYLWEEFPDRNNGEIRAMLAKCGLTTDHIESLMKVLSGGENAKVRLCKIMNREANVLVLDEPTNHLDVDAKDSLQSAIKAFKGAVILVSHEPEFYLPIVDEVINLEECSTKII; this is translated from the coding sequence ATGAGTATATTAAGTGTGGAAAATGTCAGTCATGATTTTGGTGGAAGAACTATTTTAGAAAATGCAAGTTTTAGATTATTAAATGGCGAACATATCGGTTTAGTAGGTGCTAATGGTGAGGGGAAATCTACTTTTTTAAATATTATTACTGGTAAGATTGCTCCGGATTCAGGAAAGATTGAATGGTGTAAAAGAATTTCAACAGGTTATTTAGACCAACACACAGCTTTACACCCAGGAAAAACTATATATGAAACATTACAAGATGCTTTTAAATATTATTATGATCTAGAAGCGGAGATGTTATCGATGTATGAACAAATGGCTGATTGTGATGATGAAACGATGAATCAGTTGATGGAAGAAGTTGGTGAAATTCAAGAAATTTTAGATCATGGCGGGTTTTATACAATTGATGTTAAAATCAAAGAAGTTGCAGGTGGTCTAGGGTTGAATGATATTGGTTTAGATAAACCGGTTGATGCGCTATCTGGTGGGCAACGTTCAAAAGTTTTACTAACTAAATTATTATTAGAGAATCCAATGATTTTAATTCTTGATGAACCAACTAACTATTTAGATGAGCAGCATATCAATTGGTTAATCAATTTTTTAAAGAATTATGATAATGCTTTTATTTTAGTCAGTCATGATGTTAGTTTTTTAAATCAAGTTATTAATATTATTTATCATTTAGAAGATGGTGTATTGACTCGTTATAAAGGTGATTATGACTACTATTTACAACAAGTTGAATTGAAAAAACGTCAGTTAGCTGCTGATTATCAAAAGCAGCAAAAAGAAATTGCTGATCTTGAAGATTTTATCGCACGTAATAAAGCACGGGTAGCTACTCGTAATATGGCTAGTTCACGACAAAAGAAATTAGATAAGATGAATCTTATTTCTAAACCAAAGGAAAAAATAAAACCGACTTTTTCTTTTATAGAAGCTAGAACACCAGGTAAAGTATTATTTGATTGTAAGGATTTAGTGATTGGATATGATAGTCCTTTAACGAAAGAAATGAATCTTGTTTTTGAAAGAAATAAGAAAGTTGCTATTAAAGGTGTCAATGGTTTGGGAAAGACAACTCTACTAAAGACGCTGATTGGGATGCAAAAACCTTATAGTGGAACAGTAGAAAAAGATCCATTTGTTGAAATTGGTTTTTTTAAACAAGAAGAATCTGCAGTTTCCCAAACTGCATTAGACTATTTGTGGGAGGAATTTCCAGATCGAAACAATGGTGAGATTAGAGCTATGTTAGCTAAGTGTGGTTTAACAACTGATCATATTGAATCTTTAATGAAAGTTTTATCGGGTGGAGAAAATGCCAAAGTTAGATTATGTAAGATTATGAATCGTGAAGCTAATGTTTTGGTGTTAGATGAACCGACAAATCATTTGGACGTTGATGCTAAAGATTCTTTACAAAGCGCAATCAAGGCTTTTAAAGGAGCTGTTATTTTAGTTAGTCATGAACCGGAATTTTATTTACCAATTGTTGATGAAGTAATTAATTTAGAAGAATGCTCAACTAAGATTATTTAG
- a CDS encoding AraC family transcriptional regulator: protein MEWIERLNTTIEYIENHLTEKIDYEQLAKIAGCPSYHFQKTFLYMTNISLSEYIRKRCISLAAVDLQTGEDKIIDIALKYGYESPTAFNRAFQAVHGIAPSLVRKKNVQIKSFPALKFTFSIQGLDELSFRIEKKDSFKILGISSLLSKELLENFVQIPKQWDKALNDGTLNQLYRLNNQTPLGLLGVNIHQHEDWRYFIAVSSTNHNQNFEEYHIGSATWAIFSGHGTNRTLQELQRRVITEWLPTSGYEYANIPDIEVYLKADPNDAIYEYWLPIIKK, encoded by the coding sequence ATGGAATGGATTGAACGGCTAAATACAACAATTGAATATATCGAAAATCATTTAACAGAAAAAATTGATTATGAGCAGCTCGCTAAAATAGCTGGCTGCCCTAGTTATCACTTTCAAAAAACTTTCCTTTACATGACTAATATCTCATTATCAGAATATATTCGCAAACGATGTATTTCTTTAGCTGCAGTTGATTTACAAACAGGAGAAGACAAAATCATTGATATAGCTTTAAAATATGGATATGAATCACCAACCGCATTCAACCGTGCTTTCCAAGCAGTTCATGGAATTGCACCCTCACTTGTTAGAAAGAAAAATGTTCAAATCAAGTCATTCCCAGCTCTAAAATTTACCTTTTCAATTCAAGGTCTTGATGAATTAAGTTTTAGAATTGAAAAAAAGGATAGCTTTAAAATCCTAGGAATCAGCTCTCTTTTAAGTAAAGAATTACTAGAAAACTTTGTCCAAATCCCTAAGCAATGGGACAAAGCATTAAATGATGGAACCCTTAACCAACTTTATCGACTTAATAATCAGACTCCGCTAGGATTATTAGGAGTCAATATTCATCAACACGAAGACTGGCGTTATTTCATTGCTGTTAGTTCAACTAATCATAATCAAAATTTTGAAGAATATCATATCGGCAGCGCTACCTGGGCCATCTTTTCTGGTCACGGAACAAATAGAACTCTTCAAGAGCTTCAGCGTCGTGTTATTACAGAGTGGTTGCCTACTTCCGGATATGAATATGCTAATATCCCAGATATAGAAGTTTATCTAAAAGCCGATCCAAATGATGCCATTTACGAATACTGGTTACCAATTATAAAAAAATAA
- a CDS encoding DMT family transporter: MKKEVGLLHLAVMLFGLAGVIGKFVTLPAILITFGRVSFSSIFLLIIILIKKEKVRLSNKKDYILIIAAGIVMALHWFTFLQAIQLSTVAIGTITFSTFPLFVTFLEPLVYHEELRIKNIMIALTMFAGVIITIPEFSLNNQITLGIFIGLIGSLSYAVLCLMNRYFAGKYTGRTICLYEQGIAAIILLPSLLIVKASITKLDLFALIFLGVICTAVAHSIYVSSLKKVKVQTAGIISGMESVYSIIFAIFLLHEIPGVKELLGGVIILGVAFYATVTNNKKF; the protein is encoded by the coding sequence ATGAAAAAAGAAGTTGGATTATTACATTTGGCTGTTATGTTATTTGGCTTAGCCGGAGTAATTGGAAAATTTGTCACACTACCAGCTATTTTGATTACCTTTGGACGAGTATCTTTTTCTTCAATTTTTCTATTAATAATAATTTTAATAAAAAAAGAGAAAGTTAGATTGAGTAATAAAAAAGATTATATTCTAATCATCGCTGCTGGTATTGTTATGGCACTTCACTGGTTCACTTTTTTACAAGCAATTCAATTATCAACTGTTGCAATTGGAACAATTACTTTTTCAACTTTTCCACTTTTTGTGACTTTTTTAGAACCGCTAGTATATCATGAAGAGCTTAGAATAAAAAATATAATGATTGCGCTAACAATGTTTGCTGGGGTAATAATTACAATTCCAGAGTTCTCACTTAACAATCAAATAACACTGGGAATCTTTATTGGATTAATCGGATCTTTAAGTTATGCGGTGTTATGCTTGATGAATCGCTATTTTGCAGGTAAATATACAGGGAGAACGATTTGCTTATATGAACAAGGAATTGCTGCGATTATATTATTACCGTCATTGCTGATAGTTAAAGCTTCAATAACAAAACTTGATTTATTTGCGCTTATTTTTCTAGGAGTTATATGTACGGCTGTTGCTCATAGCATTTATGTCAGTAGTTTAAAGAAAGTAAAGGTGCAAACTGCAGGGATAATATCGGGAATGGAGAGTGTGTATAGCATTATTTTTGCGATATTTTTGTTACATGAGATTCCTGGAGTAAAGGAACTGCTTGGAGGAGTGATTATTTTGGGGGTGGCTTTTTATGCCACTGTTACTAATAATAAAAAGTTTTAG